CTCGATCTCCGTCTTCATCCCGCAGTTGATCTCTTCCAGAGCCTTCCGGTATTGCTGCAGCTGGGCCACCTTTTCCTCTATCTCTGAAAAGATGAGGGCGCTTTCCACCTCTTCCAGCGTCGTGCTCAACTTCTCCAGCTGTTCGTCCCCTGGAGAGGAGCTGAGAGCGCCGTTTACCGCCTCCTTCGCCTCGCGCACAACCTGCAGGACCTTGATGATCTCAGTATTGGCCACGGCCCCCTCCTTTATTTCCTATCGAGCTTCTTCTTCAGCGCCTGGGCGCTCGTCACTTCCGCGGCCAGTGAATTCACCTCCTCGAGGGCGCCTGCGAGGTCCTTTTTGGCAGTCACGGACCCGACAAGCTCCGCGTGTGCCTGCCGGAAGGTGCAGGCGGCCTGCAATGCCCTCGCCGCGAGCTCGCCTGCGGTGTCCGAGGCGTCCATCACCTCCGCGACCTTCAGCGGTAGCTCCGGCGGCTGCCTCCCCTGGTACTGCCCCGCCACACCCCGGTAAAAGAGCGCCACATCCCTTTTCTCCTGCGCAAGGACACCCCCCGGGACGAGCTTCCCCCCCGCGGCGGGGCACCCCCGGAGCTGCGCCAGCTGGGTCTCGTCAAGGTAAAAGGCCATGATCTCCTGCACCGTCCCGGTAAGGGAGGCGACCATGGGGTCCGCCGCCACGACCACCTTCCTCAGGGAACGGGCCTGGCGTGCCCGCAGGTAGAAACCTCCTCCCCCCCGAACGAGCGCTGCAACTGTGGAGCCCGCAGCGCCGACGGAGCGGTTCCAGGTCTTGTTGTACTGCCTGATCCCCGAATCGATCTTCTGCCCGAGGGCCTCTGCACTCGTTTGCAGCTCCGTGCTGTAGCGCTCCGCAGTCAGAAGCGAGAGGAGCTCGGCATAGTCGCTGAGCACCTCCAGCGCCTGATCCGCCTGGCGCCCTTTTTCTTTCAGCTTCGCCTCCGTCTTGAGGGCTCCCTCGATCCCGGCGAGGGCGGTCGTGCCGTTTCTGAAGGTGACGACGCGCAGCACCTGGCGATCCCGGCGGATCTCCGCGTGCCGCGAGATTACCGCTCCGGGAAGGTCTCCGTACCCCTTCGCGGCTGCGGCGAATTTCCCCACCTCGGTGAACTGGCTCCTGGTGAGGACCGTACACCCGGTGATGCTTAGAAAGAGAAAAAGGGCGAGTGGAACCGTGCAAACATTCCGGGGGAACATGAGATGCCTCCTGTGGACTTCATTGCAAGGATAAGAAGAATCGGGGTTTTAATCTGCGCCAATCTGCGTAATCTGCGGACGAGAAAGCCTTTAGCGCCGTTACGGCACCGGCGCCCGCGGGGGCCGCGTCCCGTCCGGCGCTGTCCCCACCGGCACGACCCCATTATCCCGGCGCAGCGATTCGAAGAAAACCTGGAAGAGCGCAAGGATCACAGGTCCCGCCACTATACCGGTGATTCCCATCGTCACGAGACCGCCGAGACCGCCGAGGGCGACGAGGAGTATGGGAAGCTTCGCCTTGCCGCTGATGAAGAGAGGGCGGATCACGTTGTCGATGCTGCTGACCGCTATCACGCACCAGGCGATCAGGAGCACCCCCTTGAGGATCTCCCCCTGGACGAGCAAAAAGAGCGCGCCGGGGACCCAGATGAGTGCCGTGCCGACGACCGGTATGATGGCGCAGATCGCCATCAGCGTCCCGAAGAGGAGCGGAGAAGGAAGCCCCGCGACCCAGAAGCCGAGCCCGCCGAGCGCCCCCTGCACGAGGCAGGTCAGCACGACGCCGTACATGATCGCTCCGAGGACACGCTCCAGCGTCTGGAATATGTTCTGCTTCAATCCCTCCCTGAGCACTATGACTTCCCAGAAGGCGCGCACGTAGCCGGGGCCGTCCCGGTACACGAAGAAAAGGATGATCAGCATCATGAAGAGCTTCATCAGGAAACCGATGAAGTTTTTGGCTATCCCGGTGAGGTAGTTCAGGAGGTGGGACGCGCCCTGCTTCGCGGTGGGGAGGAGCACCTTGTCCAGGTCGAGGTTCAGGCTTCCCACCAGCGGCTTCACCTTCGCCACCAGCGCGGAAAGCCACGGCTGGCGAAGTATTGTATCAAAGGTCGGCATGCCGCCGGCACCGGCGGTGGCGCGCTCGAGGTACTGGTAGGCCTGCGCCACCTCCTGCGACAGGGTGAAGATCAGCCCCACCAGCGGCAGGACAAGGACGAGGCAGACGAGAAGGGTCATGAGGCCGGAAGCGGCGTTTCTGCGTCCCCTGCACCGCTCCAGCACCTTTTCGAAGAGCGGAAAGGTGATGATTCCTATCGCCGACGCCCACACGAGGGTGCTGAGGAAGGGAGCGAGGATGAGAAAGAGCAGGTACAGGAGAAGCAGCGCGAACGTGTACGCGAGCAGCGTAAAAAAGAGGGTTCGATCCATCGGCCAGGTACTCCTTGCTTGCCGACTCAGGCCGGAGCAACCGGTTGCCCGTCCGCGAGGCAGCGCCATCCCTTCACAATTTTAACTATAACCCAGACGTATGTTGCCACCATGACCAGGACGCCGAGGCCAAAGAAGAGCATCAGGAGGAAGGAGACCAGGAAGCCGAGGAGCGACTTCCAGAAAATGGAGATCTGGTAGTCGTAGTGGCTGCGGTACGTACCGGTGGCGCTGTCGCGGTAGAGGTAGGCGATGACCACGCCGATGAGCATGGTTACCCCCCACAGGAAGCCGCCGAGATAGCAGGCGTACACGATCGTCGGCATCGTCTTTTCCGACTTCTCCATCTTTTCCAGCGCGTCCGTTATGTTGCCGGGGATGAGGGGGAGGACGTAAATCTCCCGCGCTGCGTCCCCTTCGGCAACGAAATCGACCCGGGCACCCCCGCGCGGCTCGCCGGGGCTCTTCCAGTCGGAGCGGCTGAAACGGTAACGCGTCCCGTCGGCGCACCGTATGACCCCTACCTCCGCATCGAAACCGAGCACCATCCCTTCCATACTCTCCTCCTCCCCCCGCTGGCGGCGGAAGCCTGTTTTCCGGCAGGACCGGCGTGTGTAATCCGCGAAAAGGATACAGAAAAAGGGGGTAAAGTCTAGCGTGGCGGGGGCTCGCGACGGCATGATACTCTTTTAGGAAGAGGAAGCCATGTTCATCCCGCTGCACGTTAAAAGCGACTACAGTCTCGGCTTTGGTACCGCCTCGGTGGAGGAACTGATCGAGCGGGCCGTGGCGCTCGGCTACCGGGCGCTCGCCCTCACCGATCTGGAGAACCTCTACGCCCAGGTGCGCTTTCACCAGGGGTGCCGCGAGGCGGGGATCCGCCCGCTCACCGGGTTGGAGCTCCGCCCCGGATTTGACGGGAGGCACAACGTGGGGCGCAAGCAGGGGCGCGTCGTCCTTCTGGCGCTCGACGAGAGCGGGTACCGCAGCCTCTGCCGCATCGTGAGCCGCAGGCGAAGCGCGACGCTGCAGCGACCGATGGAGGCGCCGCACCGCGACCCCCTCCCGGTGGCGATGAAGTGCTCCGACGGTCTCATGGCGCTGAGCGACGACCCCGCCGTCGTGGAGGAGCTTTTCTACAGCGGGAGCTTTCTTCCCGAGCAGCTGGGAGTACTGCTGGTGCGCCCGGACGAGCAGCAGCGTGACCGCAGGCGGATCGAGGCGGCGGAGCGCCTCGGGGTGCGGCTGGTGGCGGATCTGGACTGCACTTTCCTGAGGCAGGGGGACCACCCGCTCCACGTGCTGCAGCTGGCCATACGGCAGGGGCGCCCGATGCGGGACACGGCGCTCGGTGCCGACGTCGAGGGGCGGGAGAGGTGGCTTCGCTCCCCCGCGGAGGTGGCCCTTCTCTTTGCCGACCAGCCGCAGGCGCTGCACGAATCGGCAGAAATTGCAAATCTCGCCTCTTTCGACCTGCAGGGGGTGCAGGGGACCTCCCCGATAAGCCCCTTCATAGGCACCGGAAGCGCAGCCGCGACGCTCAAACGGATCTGCCTGGATGCGCTGGAAGATCTCATGGTGGAGCGTCACCGCAGACGCGACTACCTCGTCCGACTGGAACACGAGCTCCAGGTCTTCGAGGCGCTCGGGTTTTCCGGTTTCATGGCGGTGGTCGCCGACATCCTCTCCCACTGCCGCCGGCTCGGCATCCCGGTGGCGGTGCGGGGCTCCGCAGTCAGTTCCCTCACCCTTCACCTCCTCGGCGGCTCACCGGTCGACCCGCTGCGGCACGGGCTCCTCTTCGAGCGCTTCCTGCACAAGGGGAAGTCGGCGTGGCCAGACGTCGACATCGATCTTCCGTGGCACCGCCGCGACGAGGTCATCGACTGGGTCTACCGGCGCTACGGACAAGACAAGGTGGCGATGGTGGCGGCTCACCACACCTTCCGCTACCGCTCCGCCCTGCGGGAGGGGCTGAAGGCGTGGGGGGCCTCACCTACCGAGATAGAGCGGGCAAGCGCGCTTCTCCCCCCGGAGGATCTCGCCTCCGAGGAGCTCGATTTTCTCGGCATGGCAGAAGCGGCACAGGAGGAAATCCCCGAGGAGATTGACGGCGGAGGGGGTGCCCCCTTTCCCCGCATGGGAGAGATATTCCCACTGATACGCCGCCTCGTGGGGCGCCCCCACCACATCGCCGCTCACCCGGGGGGGATCGTGGTGGACCGCTACCCGCTGGAGGACCTCCTTCCCCTGGAGCGGGCGCCGAAAGGGGTCATCATCACGCAGTACGACCTCGTCGCCGTCTCCCGCCTCGGCCTTGCCAAGATCGACCTCCTGGGAAACCGCTGCCTCTCCGAGCTCGAGGAGGCACTCGCCCCGCGCACCCTGTCCGACATCCCTCCGGAGGACCCGGAGACCCTGGCACTGATTGACGACGCCCGCACCGTCGGCTGCTTTCAGCTCGAGAGCCCTGCGATGCGCTCCCTCCTGAAGCGCCTGCCGATCCGCTCCCAGAACGACGTCACCGCAGCGCTGGCACTGATCCGCCCCGGCGCCGCCTCCGGCGAGGTGAAGGGCGCCTTTGTGCGGCGCGCCCGCGACGAGGAGGGGGTGAACTTCCCCTTCCGCCTCATGGAGGACCGGCTGCGGGAGACGTACGGCCTCTTTCTGTACGAGGAGGATGTCATGCTCCTCCTTTCGCGAACCGGGGGGATAACCCTCGACGAGGCTGACGAGTTGCGCCGCGCCATAGTGAAAAGCGGCGGGGACCCGGCGACTCTGGCCCTGCTGCAGTCGGCCTTCCTGGACAGGGCGTCCGCCGTCGCGGGGAGAAAGGGGGCTCAGGCGCGGCGGGCGTGGGCGACCGCCACACGGCTTGCCGCCTACTCCTTCAACAAGGCGCACGCCGCAAGCTATGCGCTCC
The DNA window shown above is from Geomonas sp. RF6 and carries:
- a CDS encoding AI-2E family transporter, which codes for MDRTLFFTLLAYTFALLLLYLLFLILAPFLSTLVWASAIGIITFPLFEKVLERCRGRRNAASGLMTLLVCLVLVLPLVGLIFTLSQEVAQAYQYLERATAGAGGMPTFDTILRQPWLSALVAKVKPLVGSLNLDLDKVLLPTAKQGASHLLNYLTGIAKNFIGFLMKLFMMLIILFFVYRDGPGYVRAFWEVIVLREGLKQNIFQTLERVLGAIMYGVVLTCLVQGALGGLGFWVAGLPSPLLFGTLMAICAIIPVVGTALIWVPGALFLLVQGEILKGVLLIAWCVIAVSSIDNVIRPLFISGKAKLPILLVALGGLGGLVTMGITGIVAGPVILALFQVFFESLRRDNGVVPVGTAPDGTRPPRAPVP
- a CDS encoding DUF4870 family protein, whose translation is MEGMVLGFDAEVGVIRCADGTRYRFSRSDWKSPGEPRGGARVDFVAEGDAAREIYVLPLIPGNITDALEKMEKSEKTMPTIVYACYLGGFLWGVTMLIGVVIAYLYRDSATGTYRSHYDYQISIFWKSLLGFLVSFLLMLFFGLGVLVMVATYVWVIVKIVKGWRCLADGQPVAPA
- the dnaE gene encoding DNA polymerase III subunit alpha; translation: MFIPLHVKSDYSLGFGTASVEELIERAVALGYRALALTDLENLYAQVRFHQGCREAGIRPLTGLELRPGFDGRHNVGRKQGRVVLLALDESGYRSLCRIVSRRRSATLQRPMEAPHRDPLPVAMKCSDGLMALSDDPAVVEELFYSGSFLPEQLGVLLVRPDEQQRDRRRIEAAERLGVRLVADLDCTFLRQGDHPLHVLQLAIRQGRPMRDTALGADVEGRERWLRSPAEVALLFADQPQALHESAEIANLASFDLQGVQGTSPISPFIGTGSAAATLKRICLDALEDLMVERHRRRDYLVRLEHELQVFEALGFSGFMAVVADILSHCRRLGIPVAVRGSAVSSLTLHLLGGSPVDPLRHGLLFERFLHKGKSAWPDVDIDLPWHRRDEVIDWVYRRYGQDKVAMVAAHHTFRYRSALREGLKAWGASPTEIERASALLPPEDLASEELDFLGMAEAAQEEIPEEIDGGGGAPFPRMGEIFPLIRRLVGRPHHIAAHPGGIVVDRYPLEDLLPLERAPKGVIITQYDLVAVSRLGLAKIDLLGNRCLSELEEALAPRTLSDIPPEDPETLALIDDARTVGCFQLESPAMRSLLKRLPIRSQNDVTAALALIRPGAASGEVKGAFVRRARDEEGVNFPFRLMEDRLRETYGLFLYEEDVMLLLSRTGGITLDEADELRRAIVKSGGDPATLALLQSAFLDRASAVAGRKGAQARRAWATATRLAAYSFNKAHAASYALLAYYSAYAKVHCPLEFACALINHHQGLYPLRVEVAELSRIGIVVQAPHVNESQYHSFSVTAAGQKGSVRVGLDKVKGLSVRRAMEILEDRRRRGPYASLRNLLERVPLSLREVAALVLSGACDELSPLHSQHYPFAHEAALEQLQEGSPLPDLDRLRVALPDTESAEGERIRLYQALVRVRNELSYLQMHLAAHPMALLREEAQRMSCVTVEEASHASAGKTVRLAVVVAAMRRVQTRQGAMQFLTVEDETGLLEAALLPVVFQELGDRIKTAGPFLVEGRIRRQQEAVHLEVSYLTPFHKRPGPFGALD